Proteins from a single region of Nitrospira sp.:
- a CDS encoding class I SAM-dependent rRNA methyltransferase: MIIQTEASTARVTLLHQMGREGPGHLWLYAGHVAKIEGQPVAGDVVDVVTPAGRFYGRGFYNPESKIRVRFLTFEDIPIDESFWLERMRQAVRLRQRIVTNSTAYRLIHGEGDRLPGLIVDRYDQALVMQTLAFGMDRRKAMLAELLAEVTGLKTIYLRNDPKSRTLEGLPLERGFAKGNGATTVEITEGQAIFRVDMESGQKTGWFCDQRENRLAAARYANGAEVLEAFCHTGAFGIHAALAGATSVEGLDISEDSLVIAREHARRNNVESRCRYRVGDAFDELRSLVKTGKRYDMVMLDPPAFARSQQAVPKALTGYKDINLLGIRLTKPEGFLVTSSCSHHISELQFWDAIRLAARDAKREVRLIEQRGQSGDHPILASMPETRYLKCLILQIF, encoded by the coding sequence ATGATAATACAAACTGAAGCATCCACTGCGCGCGTGACGTTACTCCATCAGATGGGCCGGGAAGGGCCCGGCCATCTCTGGCTCTATGCCGGCCATGTGGCGAAGATCGAAGGCCAGCCGGTTGCCGGTGACGTGGTCGATGTGGTCACGCCTGCCGGACGATTTTACGGCCGAGGGTTTTACAACCCGGAGTCCAAAATCCGGGTTCGTTTTCTCACGTTTGAAGACATTCCGATCGATGAGTCGTTCTGGCTTGAGCGGATGCGTCAGGCGGTGCGGTTGCGACAGCGGATCGTGACGAATTCGACGGCGTACCGGCTTATCCACGGTGAAGGCGACCGTCTGCCGGGATTGATTGTGGATCGCTACGATCAGGCGCTCGTCATGCAGACGCTGGCGTTCGGGATGGACCGTCGAAAAGCGATGCTGGCCGAGCTGCTTGCAGAGGTGACCGGCCTGAAGACGATTTATCTCCGGAATGATCCGAAAAGCCGGACGCTTGAGGGATTGCCGCTGGAGCGGGGCTTTGCGAAAGGAAACGGAGCGACGACCGTCGAGATTACCGAAGGGCAGGCCATCTTTCGTGTGGATATGGAGTCCGGACAAAAGACCGGGTGGTTTTGCGATCAACGCGAGAATCGGTTGGCGGCGGCACGGTATGCCAACGGCGCCGAAGTGCTGGAGGCCTTTTGCCATACGGGTGCATTCGGGATTCATGCGGCGCTGGCCGGCGCCACATCGGTTGAGGGGTTGGATATCAGCGAAGACTCGCTGGTGATTGCGCGGGAGCATGCGCGTCGGAATAATGTCGAGTCACGCTGCCGGTATCGCGTCGGGGATGCCTTTGACGAACTTCGATCCTTGGTCAAGACCGGGAAGCGCTACGATATGGTCATGCTTGACCCTCCGGCGTTCGCCAGGAGTCAGCAGGCCGTGCCGAAAGCACTCACCGGATACAAAGATATCAATCTGCTTGGAATCAGACTTACGAAGCCGGAAGGTTTTCTGGTGACGAGTTCCTGTTCTCACCATATCTCTGAATTGCAGTTTTGGGATGCCATACGTCTGGCTGCGCGTGATGCCAAGCGTGAAGTCCGATTGATCGAGCAGCGGGGACAGAGCGGCGATCATCCGATTCTGGCGAGCATGCCCGAGACGCGCTATCTCAAATGCCTTATCCTGCAAATCTTCTAG
- a CDS encoding thiamine pyrophosphate-binding protein produces MTQPATIGTAVLARLHRLGVRHIFGIPGDYVLSLYQLIEASPITHIATTREDCAGFAADAYARINGIGAACVTYCVGGLNTVNAIACAYAERSPVVLLTGSPGLSERTRTPYMHHMVRDFSTQREVFEHMTVAAITLDDPLTAEREMDRAFAALLRYRRPIYIEIPRDMVHTPLRSTGKPICIEDEPSDPAALAEAIGEVRAMLSAAQRPAILVGAEVGRFGLHDDLARLVERLNIPIASTLLGKSVIREDHPLYVGVYGGLIGRDEVQRFINESDCLLILGSILSDVEDVDAHSPLMTEGRTIHATADRVAIKHHRYEAIRFQDFVQVLGDAPLPSFPSRPLPVQSIPVSPPLDPKGPITLRGLFSHLDTVLNDQTLVIADVGESLFAAADLHVHRRFEFLSPAYYTSMGFAIPAALGASCADPSLRPIVLVGDGAFQMTGTELSSCVRYGQAPIVIILNNHGYSTEREILEGPFNDIHEWQYERICDLVGGGVGSRVTTQQDFEQRVAAALAAPAQIHVLNVLLDPADRSPGMVRLARRLGKKLSTDKP; encoded by the coding sequence ATGACGCAACCGGCGACGATCGGAACGGCCGTCCTAGCCCGGCTTCATAGGCTGGGAGTCCGGCATATCTTCGGGATTCCCGGTGACTATGTCCTGTCGCTCTATCAATTGATCGAGGCCTCTCCGATTACACACATCGCGACGACGCGGGAAGACTGTGCGGGCTTTGCGGCAGATGCCTATGCCCGCATCAACGGCATCGGCGCCGCCTGCGTCACCTATTGTGTCGGCGGGCTCAACACCGTCAACGCGATCGCCTGCGCCTACGCAGAACGCTCTCCCGTCGTCCTGCTCACGGGATCGCCGGGACTCTCCGAACGCACGCGCACACCCTACATGCACCACATGGTCAGAGACTTCTCCACCCAACGGGAAGTCTTCGAACACATGACCGTCGCCGCCATCACGCTCGACGATCCCCTCACTGCCGAGCGAGAAATGGATCGGGCCTTCGCCGCGCTGCTCCGGTATCGTCGCCCCATCTACATTGAAATCCCGCGCGACATGGTGCATACGCCTCTGAGAAGCACCGGCAAACCGATCTGCATTGAAGACGAGCCCAGCGACCCGGCGGCACTGGCCGAAGCCATCGGCGAAGTCCGCGCGATGTTGTCGGCTGCTCAACGCCCAGCGATATTAGTCGGAGCCGAAGTCGGACGATTCGGCCTGCATGACGATCTCGCACGGCTGGTCGAACGGCTGAACATTCCCATTGCGTCCACCCTGCTGGGAAAATCCGTGATTCGAGAAGACCACCCGCTGTATGTCGGTGTGTACGGAGGGCTGATCGGACGGGATGAGGTCCAGCGGTTCATCAATGAGTCCGATTGTCTCCTAATTCTCGGATCGATTCTCTCCGATGTCGAAGATGTGGATGCCCACTCCCCGCTCATGACCGAAGGCCGGACCATCCACGCCACCGCCGACCGTGTCGCCATCAAACATCATCGGTATGAGGCCATCCGGTTCCAAGACTTTGTGCAGGTGCTCGGCGACGCTCCGCTCCCCAGCTTCCCGTCACGTCCTCTGCCGGTCCAGTCGATCCCCGTCAGCCCACCGTTGGATCCCAAGGGGCCGATCACGCTGCGCGGACTATTCAGCCATCTGGACACAGTTCTGAACGATCAGACCCTGGTGATCGCCGATGTCGGAGAATCGCTTTTCGCCGCCGCCGACCTGCACGTCCATCGACGCTTCGAATTCCTCTCTCCCGCCTACTACACTTCCATGGGTTTCGCGATTCCTGCCGCGCTCGGCGCCTCTTGCGCCGACCCGAGCCTCCGCCCGATCGTGCTCGTCGGGGACGGGGCGTTTCAGATGACCGGAACGGAACTGTCCAGCTGCGTGCGCTACGGACAGGCCCCCATCGTGATCATTCTCAACAACCACGGCTACTCCACCGAACGAGAAATCCTCGAAGGCCCGTTCAACGATATTCACGAATGGCAGTACGAACGCATCTGCGATCTGGTAGGTGGAGGTGTGGGCTCCCGCGTCACAACCCAACAGGACTTTGAACAGCGCGTCGCCGCCGCGCTGGCCGCCCCTGCACAGATACACGTGCTCAACGTGCTGCTGGATCCGGCCGATCGCTCCCCCGGCATGGTCCGTCTGGCACGTCGCCTTGGCAAAAAACTTTCAACGGATAAGCCCTAG
- a CDS encoding sensor histidine kinase, which translates to MKYTPPQWAISSGVAALTVGLLVIDLHTPLGVANHILYLGPVLLSLLSSQRWYPYMIAGTVTALIIVAGLLSENPHDVPLWVPISNRAFSIWAMWVPVWHFAQRRKHELLLQQMNAELEERVQDRTQQLARVNEALVAEITERMRTEHSLEFSRLELKRLASQLIQVQEDERRRISRDLHDDINQRLALLSIELEGIQRQLPALTQPLAQAIRSISDRVAELSEDVRHLAYHYHPSILDDLGLSIALQRLVEDIGSRNHLETHITCHDLPKSLSQDVATCLYRIAQESLNNVVRHAKATRVDVALTQSRMGLLFTIADNGVGFPQNLRRPEAGGLGLLSMKERVALIGGTLTIDTVIGSGTTLHASIPLMEEM; encoded by the coding sequence ATGAAATATACACCTCCACAATGGGCTATTTCATCGGGCGTGGCTGCACTGACGGTCGGACTCTTGGTCATCGACCTCCACACACCGCTCGGCGTGGCCAATCATATCCTCTATCTCGGCCCGGTACTTCTGTCGCTGCTTTCTTCACAACGGTGGTATCCATATATGATCGCCGGCACCGTCACGGCCTTGATCATCGTCGCAGGGCTCCTGAGCGAGAACCCGCATGACGTTCCGTTGTGGGTACCTATTTCCAATCGGGCGTTCAGTATCTGGGCCATGTGGGTGCCCGTCTGGCACTTTGCCCAGCGCCGCAAGCACGAACTCCTCCTCCAACAGATGAACGCTGAGCTGGAAGAACGGGTACAGGATCGCACCCAGCAACTCGCCAGGGTCAACGAGGCGCTGGTCGCCGAGATCACGGAACGTATGCGCACCGAGCATTCCCTCGAATTCAGCCGACTCGAATTAAAACGGCTGGCATCACAGCTGATTCAGGTCCAGGAGGATGAACGACGAAGAATTTCACGCGATCTCCACGATGATATCAACCAGCGGCTCGCGCTCCTGTCCATCGAACTGGAGGGAATTCAGCGGCAGCTGCCGGCGCTCACGCAGCCGCTCGCCCAGGCCATCCGATCGATTTCGGACCGCGTGGCCGAGCTCTCCGAAGATGTGCGCCATCTCGCCTATCACTACCACCCCTCGATCCTCGACGACCTCGGCCTCTCCATCGCCCTGCAGCGACTGGTGGAGGATATCGGTTCCCGCAACCATCTTGAGACCCATATCACCTGCCACGATTTGCCGAAATCGCTTTCGCAGGACGTGGCAACGTGCCTGTATCGCATCGCGCAGGAAAGCTTGAACAATGTCGTCCGCCACGCGAAGGCGACGCGGGTCGACGTTGCCTTGACTCAGTCCCGCATGGGACTGCTCTTCACGATCGCCGATAACGGCGTTGGATTCCCCCAGAATCTTCGGCGACCTGAAGCAGGAGGTCTCGGTTTATTGAGCATGAAGGAGCGGGTGGCCCTGATCGGAGGCACGTTGACGATCGACACCGTCATCGGCAGCGGCACAACGCTTCACGCCAGCATTCCCTTGATGGAGGAGATGTGA
- a CDS encoding response regulator transcription factor, which produces MTKPRVLLADDHTLVLDGYRKLLEGSCDIVGAAEDGRTLLKMAHQFQPDIVTLDISMPHLNGIDAARKLHKDLPDTRIIFVTMHADQAYVNEAFKAGAKGYLLKRSAGSELVQAIHAVMSGHNYITPLIAKGLVQSVVTGRTPSTKRGDALTPRQREVLQLVAEGNTVKEIATALDISPKTVEFHKTHLMDQLDLHTTAELTRYALTHGLISS; this is translated from the coding sequence GTGACAAAACCCCGAGTGCTTCTTGCTGACGACCACACATTAGTCCTGGACGGCTACCGCAAATTACTGGAGGGATCCTGCGACATCGTCGGGGCCGCAGAAGACGGCCGCACGCTGCTGAAGATGGCCCACCAATTCCAGCCAGACATTGTGACCCTCGATATTTCCATGCCCCATCTGAACGGCATCGACGCCGCCCGCAAACTCCACAAGGATTTGCCGGACACCAGAATCATCTTCGTCACCATGCATGCCGACCAGGCGTATGTGAACGAAGCCTTTAAGGCCGGCGCCAAAGGCTACCTCCTCAAACGCTCGGCCGGATCGGAACTCGTCCAGGCTATTCACGCCGTCATGAGCGGACATAACTACATTACCCCACTGATAGCAAAGGGATTAGTGCAGTCTGTTGTGACCGGACGAACGCCGTCTACCAAGCGCGGCGATGCATTGACGCCGCGCCAGCGCGAAGTGTTGCAACTAGTCGCGGAAGGGAACACCGTGAAAGAAATTGCGACCGCCCTCGACATCTCTCCTAAAACCGTCGAGTTTCACAAGACACACTTAATGGATCAGCTGGATCTCCACACCACGGCCGAGCTCACCCGGTATGCCCTGACCCACGGGCTCATTTCATCGTAA
- a CDS encoding response regulator transcription factor: protein MKRTRILLADDHPQIRELLRVILEPEFRVVGAAEDGETLLQYAQSLQPDVIISDINMPKVDGLQAARLLKDIAPHSRVIFLTAHAESSYVDAAFAAGAVGYLIKGATTDLVGSLRSLIDSVRAQNIAPSIPPRPARPSAPATGVRPAH, encoded by the coding sequence ATGAAACGGACTCGAATCCTGCTGGCGGACGATCACCCGCAAATCCGAGAACTCCTCCGCGTCATTCTGGAACCGGAATTTAGAGTCGTCGGCGCAGCGGAGGATGGCGAAACACTCTTGCAATATGCCCAGAGCCTGCAACCGGATGTGATCATCTCCGACATCAACATGCCGAAAGTAGACGGCCTCCAAGCCGCGCGGCTCCTGAAAGATATCGCCCCCCACTCACGGGTCATCTTTCTGACCGCCCACGCCGAATCTTCTTATGTGGACGCCGCCTTTGCCGCGGGGGCAGTCGGCTATCTCATTAAAGGCGCAACCACGGACTTGGTCGGCTCGTTACGGTCCTTGATCGACAGCGTTCGCGCACAGAATATCGCACCGTCCATCCCCCCGAGGCCGGCAAGACCATCAGCCCCGGCGACGGGAGTACGACCGGCCCACTAG
- a CDS encoding response regulator, translating to MSTESSVRRRILVIDHDDDVRLAVCSQLAQWGFEAEGEDNGVSGLARLAQTAPASAFAGMLLEMDMPVLGGMAVLQEMKDRHPTVPVIVMARTPHIDKLRSAVRMWAQEYLVKPFDPELLKLKCASVFSRPPH from the coding sequence TTGTCGACAGAATCATCGGTGCGGCGGCGCATCCTCGTCATCGATCATGATGATGACGTCCGCCTGGCTGTCTGCAGCCAGTTGGCCCAGTGGGGATTCGAGGCTGAGGGGGAAGACAACGGCGTATCGGGACTCGCACGTCTCGCTCAAACAGCTCCCGCCTCGGCGTTCGCAGGCATGCTGCTCGAAATGGATATGCCGGTCCTCGGCGGCATGGCCGTCCTCCAGGAAATGAAGGACCGCCATCCAACCGTCCCGGTCATTGTCATGGCGCGCACGCCCCACATCGACAAGCTTCGAAGCGCGGTCAGGATGTGGGCGCAAGAATACCTCGTGAAACCCTTTGACCCGGAGCTTTTGAAGCTGAAATGCGCCTCGGTGTTCTCCAGACCGCCGCACTGA
- a CDS encoding response regulator, with protein sequence MTDRTDAPNTRTILVIDDDPDIRKLLRLALEEAGYDVREAQEGDAGLAIARQEECALAIVDLFMPGKEGLETILALRRARPQIKLIAMSGGSGQTDMLPAAKSFGADRTIHKPYELDTLLTSIAALLSQH encoded by the coding sequence ATGACCGACCGAACTGATGCGCCGAACACCCGTACGATCCTCGTCATCGACGACGATCCCGATATTCGCAAGCTCCTCCGGCTCGCGCTTGAAGAAGCTGGCTATGACGTTCGGGAAGCCCAAGAAGGAGATGCCGGATTGGCGATCGCCAGACAGGAAGAGTGCGCTCTGGCGATTGTGGATCTGTTCATGCCCGGCAAAGAAGGACTGGAAACGATTCTCGCCTTACGGCGTGCGAGGCCGCAGATCAAACTGATCGCCATGAGCGGGGGAAGCGGCCAGACCGATATGTTGCCTGCGGCTAAATCGTTTGGCGCCGACCGGACAATCCATAAACCCTACGAGCTCGACACACTACTGACGTCGATCGCCGCGCTGCTCTCACAACATTGA
- a CDS encoding TolC family protein, protein MLTALTRVLYMNIRSGLLLAGLVAALSSAAMPASLAFALEPAPSAYTLDSILDLALARNPAVSSAEGTIDQQRGQQTAAGAYPNPTVTGYMGYGEVRDTGRANIRESLQRETLTEYNVTIGQPLEWPSMRKARQGVADAGLATANAGMSETRLHLTTQVKVAFYDLLLAQRDAALARQNLEIVESVARIVKARVKSGEAPQFESIKSEVEVLKAKQQLARAENAVRINRAVVDTLTGGALGPTYVIQGDFMGMSKEVHLDGLIVRMGTQHPTIERLLKSVEQSDWKIEFERQSRIPSVTVNGSYWREIGREAVQGGLSIPMPLWYRREGEIAASLGSKRHHEAELLRTRNELARAIFQHYQDARTTAELIDVFDKGLLKQAQEALRLAQFSFQQGASSLLDVFDAQRVQRQIQMDYAQARYELSVSLARLERAVGGAL, encoded by the coding sequence ATGCTGACAGCTCTCACCAGAGTACTGTATATGAACATTCGCTCAGGTCTTTTGCTCGCAGGCCTCGTCGCGGCACTATCTAGCGCCGCGATGCCGGCTTCGCTTGCCTTCGCGTTGGAACCGGCCCCATCGGCCTATACACTCGACTCGATTCTCGACCTGGCCTTGGCGAGAAATCCGGCCGTATCGTCCGCAGAAGGGACTATCGATCAGCAGCGCGGCCAACAGACCGCCGCCGGCGCCTATCCGAATCCTACCGTCACCGGATACATGGGCTACGGTGAAGTGCGGGACACCGGTCGGGCCAATATCCGCGAATCCCTCCAACGTGAAACGCTCACCGAATACAACGTGACCATCGGACAGCCATTGGAATGGCCGTCGATGCGAAAGGCTCGCCAAGGGGTGGCAGACGCGGGACTGGCGACCGCCAACGCCGGCATGTCGGAAACACGCTTGCACCTGACCACTCAAGTCAAGGTCGCCTTCTACGACCTATTGCTGGCCCAACGGGATGCCGCGCTCGCCCGGCAAAATCTGGAAATCGTCGAAAGCGTCGCCCGGATCGTCAAGGCGCGGGTGAAGTCAGGAGAGGCGCCGCAGTTCGAATCGATCAAATCCGAAGTTGAGGTTCTGAAGGCCAAACAACAGCTCGCCCGCGCCGAAAACGCCGTCCGCATCAACCGGGCGGTGGTGGATACCCTGACCGGCGGCGCGCTCGGACCAACCTATGTCATTCAGGGCGACTTCATGGGCATGTCGAAGGAAGTCCACCTTGACGGACTGATTGTCCGCATGGGCACCCAGCATCCGACCATTGAACGGCTGCTGAAATCGGTCGAACAATCAGACTGGAAAATCGAATTTGAACGGCAATCAAGAATTCCCAGCGTGACGGTCAACGGCAGCTATTGGCGCGAGATCGGCCGGGAAGCGGTGCAAGGAGGGCTGTCCATCCCGATGCCGCTCTGGTACCGCCGGGAGGGAGAAATCGCCGCGTCGTTAGGGTCCAAGCGACATCATGAAGCCGAGCTGCTGCGGACGCGCAACGAACTGGCGAGGGCCATTTTCCAGCATTATCAAGATGCCCGAACGACGGCCGAATTGATCGACGTGTTTGACAAGGGCTTGCTGAAACAAGCGCAAGAAGCCTTACGACTCGCTCAGTTTAGTTTCCAGCAAGGGGCGTCGAGCCTGCTCGACGTCTTTGATGCTCAGCGCGTGCAACGCCAGATCCAGATGGACTACGCCCAAGCGCGGTACGAATTGTCGGTCTCCCTGGCTCGCCTGGAACGAGCCGTGGGAGGCGCCCTATGA
- a CDS encoding efflux RND transporter periplasmic adaptor subunit yields the protein MSSPLHVQLHLLAGLLVAALLAHSGCNQAPGDAAVANRPGADSAPGIVALTAEESVRIGLVVQPATRSDFRTSRDFPAILQPNERAMADITTLVRGRVVDVYADLGQQVEANALLAILYSSDLGLAQSAYLKSRAKLHVAEQAYARAKFLLQEQVIGEAEAQRRQAELFSMQAEAHEARDHLKLLGMNEGEFRRLDKSRDIRSHVPIVAPFAGRIIGRNLTRGEVVETTEKLFVVADLSEVWVRANIPEKDIPFVHTVHASGGRQAEVRINAYPKETFKGTITYVGDVLDPSTRTMQLRLELPNPEGRLKPEMFATIRLFSESQPDRLAVPEAALQRDQNRTFVFVQRNVTEYEVREVQVGESNGTHSTILGGLTEGEPVVTHGAFILKSEFLKKQV from the coding sequence ATGAGCTCACCATTGCACGTCCAACTTCATCTCCTTGCAGGCCTGCTGGTCGCTGCGCTCCTGGCTCATTCAGGATGCAACCAGGCGCCGGGCGATGCCGCCGTGGCCAATCGGCCCGGCGCCGACTCAGCCCCCGGCATCGTTGCCCTGACCGCGGAAGAATCCGTCCGCATCGGGCTGGTCGTCCAGCCGGCGACTCGCAGCGATTTCCGCACCTCTCGGGACTTTCCCGCGATCCTACAACCGAATGAACGCGCCATGGCGGACATTACAACCCTGGTCCGCGGGCGGGTCGTGGACGTCTACGCAGACTTGGGGCAACAGGTCGAAGCCAACGCCCTCCTAGCCATCCTCTACAGCAGCGACCTGGGCCTGGCACAATCCGCCTATCTGAAGTCGCGCGCCAAACTCCATGTCGCCGAGCAAGCCTACGCGCGGGCCAAGTTCCTGCTGCAGGAACAAGTGATCGGGGAAGCGGAAGCCCAGCGACGGCAGGCGGAACTGTTCAGCATGCAGGCGGAAGCCCATGAAGCGCGCGATCACCTGAAGCTCCTCGGCATGAACGAGGGAGAATTCCGCCGACTCGACAAAAGCCGGGACATCCGATCCCATGTGCCGATCGTGGCCCCCTTTGCCGGCCGCATCATCGGACGCAACCTGACCAGAGGAGAGGTCGTCGAGACCACCGAGAAGCTCTTCGTGGTCGCCGATCTTTCCGAAGTCTGGGTGCGGGCCAACATCCCGGAAAAAGACATTCCGTTCGTCCACACCGTCCATGCCTCCGGTGGCAGGCAGGCCGAAGTGCGCATCAATGCCTATCCGAAGGAAACCTTCAAGGGAACGATCACCTATGTCGGCGACGTCCTGGATCCCTCCACCCGCACGATGCAGCTGCGGCTCGAGCTTCCCAATCCCGAGGGACGGCTGAAACCGGAGATGTTCGCCACCATCCGCCTCTTCTCTGAATCGCAGCCTGACCGGTTGGCCGTACCGGAAGCCGCGCTCCAACGGGACCAGAACCGGACGTTCGTCTTCGTGCAACGCAACGTAACCGAGTATGAAGTCCGCGAGGTCCAAGTCGGAGAATCCAACGGCACCCATAGCACCATCCTCGGAGGCCTCACCGAAGGCGAACCGGTCGTCACGCACGGCGCCTTCATCTTGAAATCCGAGTTCTTGAAGAAACAAGTCTGA